One Corynebacterium efficiens YS-314 DNA segment encodes these proteins:
- a CDS encoding ankyrin repeat domain-containing protein encodes MARRLKDTLPKRFHRLVENRDVEALKDVFDDRSPDARDREGNTALHLAQVPEEIKIWLLDQGADINARNADGDTPLHTHVAAPEADPRFLLERGADVDLENNRGENPTFAAASSPEMMDLLIRAGADPHTHNEVGDTPLIAAIRTAEPSRIPALAQVVRLLDPHLSIQRDLEITRDGVIDLGHRFESIRDAYDPATVDQVARELAFLYGVFDVAEEEQPTRPVRHDGTSPITLPGRTWQEQFIAAWDFLVPVTGRPRSLQGEAIRIAGVIADEFHGNDGVNWDDDHRRMARALLDITAQGTPLGEDDAAELAAAVKRVRKGKPSESDVDKLPRLATAWVAANPRPRPLGETTYER; translated from the coding sequence TTGGCACGCAGGTTAAAGGACACTCTGCCCAAGAGGTTCCACCGACTCGTGGAGAACCGCGATGTGGAGGCCCTGAAGGATGTCTTCGATGACCGCTCCCCGGACGCCCGTGACCGCGAGGGAAACACCGCGCTGCATCTGGCGCAGGTGCCGGAGGAGATCAAGATCTGGCTGCTGGACCAGGGGGCGGACATCAATGCCCGCAATGCCGATGGTGACACACCCCTGCACACCCATGTCGCGGCCCCGGAGGCGGATCCCCGGTTCCTCCTGGAGCGGGGCGCGGACGTGGACCTGGAGAACAACCGGGGTGAGAACCCGACCTTCGCCGCCGCCTCCTCGCCGGAGATGATGGACCTGCTCATCCGCGCCGGGGCGGATCCCCACACCCATAACGAGGTGGGGGACACCCCGTTGATCGCCGCGATCAGGACTGCGGAGCCGAGCCGGATCCCGGCGCTTGCGCAGGTGGTCAGGTTATTGGATCCCCATCTCTCCATCCAGCGGGACCTGGAGATCACGCGTGACGGCGTCATCGACCTGGGCCACCGCTTCGAGAGCATCCGTGACGCCTATGACCCGGCCACCGTGGATCAGGTCGCCCGGGAGCTCGCATTCCTCTATGGGGTGTTTGATGTCGCGGAGGAGGAACAACCCACCCGCCCGGTGCGTCACGACGGCACCAGCCCGATCACGTTGCCGGGACGGACCTGGCAGGAACAGTTCATCGCGGCGTGGGATTTTCTCGTTCCGGTGACCGGCAGGCCCCGTTCGCTCCAGGGCGAGGCGATCCGCATCGCCGGTGTCATCGCCGATGAATTCCACGGGAATGACGGGGTGAACTGGGATGATGACCACCGGCGCATGGCCCGGGCACTCCTGGACATCACCGCGCAGGGCACCCCACTGGGTGAGGATGACGCCGCGGAGCTCGCGGCGGCGGTGAAGAGGGTGCGAAAGGGGAAGCCCTCAGAATCGGACGTCGACAAGCTTCCCCGTCTGGCCACCGCCTGGGTGGCGGCCAACCCGCGCCCCCGCCCGTTGGGCGAGACCACCTACGAGCGCTAA
- a CDS encoding YibE/F family protein, protein MGRPAAPDRGTRKLSWWRVALLGFLLISVVATMIGVWRLWPVAEEPAVSPEFATAFNLNHTQVEGTVTLVDDLACNSPSVGTAFADSPAVPLQPSDERCRRALVDLTSGENEGLRTMLVTYGMSGEPVLETGDEILLTETVTEDGSRVYTFSDYQRGSTLLVWAVVIALTIILFAAWRGVRALGGLVVTFAGIALFLLPSLARGEDALALAIVTGAAILIVVVPLVHGVNWKSASALGGTLIALGIAALLAHVAIDSTDLRGLGSQDNLNILVYLPEVSILGLMLCGFIIGTLGVLNDVTISQSSTVNELAQLDPQASPWRLFIGAMKVGRDHISSMVYTLVLSYTGAALPLLLLLSVANRPLSQILTSDIMATELLRSGVGALALTLAVPLTTLIAAWTVPEHHQKQSA, encoded by the coding sequence GTGGGACGACCTGCAGCACCGGACAGGGGAACCAGGAAACTCTCGTGGTGGCGGGTAGCACTACTGGGTTTCCTCCTCATCTCTGTGGTCGCCACGATGATCGGTGTGTGGCGATTGTGGCCCGTCGCCGAGGAGCCGGCTGTCTCCCCGGAATTCGCCACCGCCTTCAACCTCAACCACACACAGGTGGAGGGGACGGTGACGCTGGTTGATGATCTTGCCTGTAACTCCCCGTCGGTAGGCACTGCCTTCGCCGATTCCCCCGCGGTGCCGCTGCAACCATCTGATGAACGGTGCCGACGCGCACTGGTCGACCTGACCTCCGGGGAGAACGAGGGGCTGCGGACCATGCTCGTCACCTACGGGATGTCCGGTGAGCCCGTCCTGGAAACCGGTGATGAGATCCTGCTGACCGAAACCGTGACGGAGGACGGATCCCGGGTGTACACCTTCTCCGACTATCAGCGTGGTTCCACCCTGCTGGTGTGGGCAGTGGTCATCGCCCTGACCATCATCCTCTTCGCCGCATGGCGGGGTGTCCGTGCACTGGGAGGACTGGTGGTCACCTTTGCCGGCATCGCATTGTTCCTCCTCCCCTCCCTGGCCCGGGGGGAAGATGCCCTCGCCCTCGCCATTGTCACCGGTGCCGCCATCCTCATCGTGGTGGTACCCCTGGTTCACGGGGTGAATTGGAAATCAGCCTCCGCATTGGGCGGCACCCTCATCGCGCTGGGCATCGCCGCGCTGTTGGCGCACGTGGCGATCGACAGCACTGATCTCCGGGGCCTGGGTTCCCAGGACAACCTCAACATCCTGGTCTACCTGCCGGAGGTCTCGATTCTGGGGTTGATGCTGTGCGGGTTCATCATCGGCACCCTCGGTGTACTCAACGATGTCACCATCTCCCAGTCCTCCACCGTCAATGAACTCGCCCAGCTGGATCCGCAGGCCAGCCCCTGGCGACTGTTCATCGGGGCGATGAAGGTGGGCCGGGACCATATCTCCTCCATGGTCTACACCCTGGTGTTGTCCTATACCGGTGCGGCCCTCCCACTGTTGCTATTACTGAGTGTGGCCAATCGTCCCCTGTCACAGATCCTGACCAGTGACATCATGGCCACAGAACTATTACGCTCCGGGGTTGGCGCCCTGGCACTGACTCTGGCAGTGCCGCTGACCACTCTAATCGCGGCCTGGACGGTTCCAGAACATCACCAGAAGCAAAGCGCCTGA
- a CDS encoding MFS transporter, with the protein MSFRDIFADTRPFRVPAFKRLWLGNVATVLGAQLTVVAVPVQIYQLTGSSAYVGLTGIFGLVPLVIFGLYGGSIADAFDKRIVLIATTIGLIATTAGFWALTMMGNTNIWLLLGNFALQQAFFAVNQPTRTAILRRLLPVDQLAAGTSLNMLLMQTGAIVGPLLAGVLIPLIGFGWLYFLDVVSIVPTLWAVWALPAMKPVGEVMKAGFASVVDGLKYLTGQPVLMMVMLLDLIAMVFGMPRALYPEIAEVDFGGGAEGTMMLSLLYSSIAIGAVLGGVFSGWVSRISRQGVAVYWCIIAWGAAVALAGVAVLMSPGRVTYWAWLVVIMMIFGGMADMFSSAVRNAILQQSAAEHVQGRIQGVWIVVVVGGPRLADVLHGWLAGPWGAGWTTLWGGVAVVTLTFLCMICVPSFWRYRRPHPTVEETDPTR; encoded by the coding sequence GTGAGCTTCAGAGATATCTTCGCGGACACCCGCCCGTTCCGGGTGCCCGCCTTCAAACGGTTGTGGCTGGGCAATGTCGCCACGGTGTTGGGTGCACAGTTGACGGTGGTGGCCGTGCCGGTGCAGATCTACCAGCTGACGGGCTCCTCCGCCTATGTGGGCCTCACCGGCATCTTCGGCCTGGTACCCCTGGTGATCTTCGGCCTCTATGGGGGATCGATCGCGGATGCCTTTGATAAACGCATCGTGCTGATCGCCACCACCATCGGCCTGATTGCGACCACCGCCGGGTTCTGGGCGCTGACCATGATGGGCAACACCAACATCTGGTTGCTCCTGGGGAATTTCGCACTGCAACAGGCGTTCTTCGCGGTCAACCAACCAACGCGGACGGCGATCCTGCGCAGGCTCCTGCCTGTTGATCAGCTGGCGGCGGGCACCTCCCTGAACATGCTGCTCATGCAGACCGGTGCGATCGTCGGCCCCCTGCTCGCCGGTGTGCTGATCCCGCTGATCGGGTTCGGGTGGCTGTACTTCCTGGATGTGGTCTCCATCGTGCCGACCCTGTGGGCGGTGTGGGCCCTGCCCGCGATGAAGCCGGTGGGCGAGGTGATGAAGGCCGGTTTCGCCAGCGTGGTGGATGGCCTGAAGTATCTGACGGGTCAGCCGGTGCTGATGATGGTGATGCTGCTGGATCTCATCGCCATGGTCTTCGGCATGCCCCGCGCCCTCTACCCGGAGATCGCCGAGGTGGATTTCGGCGGTGGGGCCGAGGGCACGATGATGCTGTCGCTGCTGTATTCCTCCATCGCCATCGGTGCGGTGTTGGGTGGGGTGTTCTCCGGGTGGGTCTCGCGGATCAGTCGGCAGGGCGTGGCGGTCTACTGGTGCATCATCGCGTGGGGTGCCGCCGTGGCCCTGGCGGGCGTAGCCGTCCTCATGAGCCCCGGCCGGGTCACCTACTGGGCATGGCTGGTGGTGATCATGATGATCTTCGGCGGCATGGCGGACATGTTCAGCTCGGCGGTGCGCAATGCCATCCTGCAGCAGTCGGCGGCGGAACATGTCCAGGGACGCATCCAGGGGGTGTGGATCGTCGTGGTGGTGGGCGGGCCCCGCCTGGCCGATGTGCTGCATGGTTGGCTGGCCGGGCCCTGGGGTGCCGGGTGGACCACCCTCTGGGGTGGGGTGGCTGTGGTGACGCTTACTTTCCTATGTATGATCTGCGTACCGTCCTTCTGGCGGTACCGCAGACCCCACCCGACCGTGGAGGAAACCGACCCGACACGGTGA
- a CDS encoding sulfite exporter TauE/SafE family protein, with product MLTIASVLLISVLIGAVLQRITGLGVGLVAGPVLSAVLGPVAGITMVNGLSIINAVNNAWSVRKRTDWKRFRILAGALVVGSLPAVLVVHLLNGPWLFIIIGALVLLALSISLFPTERFRINEHAKGPMILFGIIGGFMSTVAGIAGPALTVYARLSRWDYRDFVATLHPILLVANTVSFLLKVVLIGGLNFGETPAWLWIAAVAMIFVGAWFGDRLNDRISTPMAKRLATILAAAGAAVVLVRGLMGLI from the coding sequence GTGCTCACCATCGCCTCCGTTCTGCTCATCTCCGTCCTCATCGGTGCCGTCCTCCAGCGCATCACCGGCCTGGGTGTCGGCCTGGTCGCGGGACCGGTGCTATCTGCAGTGCTCGGCCCGGTCGCCGGCATCACGATGGTGAACGGACTATCCATCATCAATGCCGTCAACAATGCCTGGTCCGTGCGCAAACGCACCGACTGGAAGAGGTTCCGCATCCTCGCCGGTGCCCTCGTGGTGGGATCCCTGCCCGCCGTGCTGGTGGTTCACCTGCTCAATGGGCCCTGGCTGTTCATCATCATCGGTGCGCTCGTGCTGCTGGCGCTGAGCATCTCCCTGTTCCCCACGGAGCGGTTCCGCATCAATGAGCATGCCAAGGGGCCGATGATTCTCTTCGGCATCATCGGTGGTTTCATGTCCACCGTCGCTGGTATCGCCGGTCCCGCCCTCACGGTGTACGCCCGCCTCAGCCGGTGGGATTACCGCGATTTCGTGGCCACCCTCCACCCGATTCTGCTGGTGGCCAACACCGTGTCCTTCCTGCTCAAGGTCGTGCTCATCGGTGGACTCAACTTCGGTGAAACCCCGGCCTGGTTGTGGATCGCGGCGGTGGCCATGATCTTCGTCGGTGCCTGGTTCGGTGACCGCCTCAATGACAGGATCTCCACCCCGATGGCCAAACGCCTGGCCACCATCCTCGCCGCAGCTGGCGCCGCAGTGGTGCTGGTCCGGGGTCTGATGGGGTTGATCTAA
- a CDS encoding ArnT family glycosyltransferase, whose protein sequence is MPQAARMPRLARSSPASPSTMVPDFPDRRDWRRQGVVVFMGTLAIYLAVACWLALDVRYYLGDALSRTQAAESILYSRNPNLSVMGFIFTPLTTLVQLPLAAVAPHLPDLTRTGLAGAVVSVVFMAGACRQLWLIAAERDIPRWYAVAVVVMFALHPMIVLYGAVGMSEAPFIFGVLWASRRLIRWTSTDDVHDLITAGFALAVAFLARYDALVMAFVVMLLVGAMTWRDRRRRGWNDPAGFAFLDMLVLVWPIALAFVTWTGASWLSTGELLAQFTSQYGNAAVIRQEGGGETGLQALVDALTRTLLISPALPLLLAVVIIASIRRGDREPLLPTVMMVTVLAFQILTHALGSTFGLMRFFIIAVALTAVLLIQLLPPGGRFPTLRPGALYRERPRARTPWVSVQVFVLLLVAAGMAVTTTGLGSPRWAPQEFALAQVIPLADKGTLAEQERRIRVLKTFSTERYIADHLDSLNLGESTVVTSVVKSFAVLNASGNQKQFVIPSDEDFITILNNPSGSGVRYLLVSEPDPGGVICPINLRYPDLYDTGAGIATLELEFKNQGVGQPNWRLYRVLSVPVGQ, encoded by the coding sequence GTGCCTCAGGCTGCCCGCATGCCACGTCTGGCGCGGTCCTCCCCGGCGTCGCCCAGCACGATGGTGCCGGATTTCCCGGACCGGAGGGACTGGCGCAGGCAGGGCGTGGTGGTCTTTATGGGCACCCTGGCGATCTACCTGGCGGTGGCGTGCTGGCTGGCGCTGGATGTCCGGTACTACCTGGGTGATGCCCTCTCCCGTACCCAGGCGGCGGAATCCATCCTGTATTCGCGCAATCCCAACCTGTCGGTGATGGGGTTCATCTTCACCCCGCTGACCACCCTGGTGCAGCTGCCACTGGCGGCGGTCGCGCCACATCTCCCGGATCTCACCCGCACCGGGCTCGCCGGGGCGGTGGTGTCGGTGGTGTTCATGGCGGGTGCCTGCCGCCAGCTGTGGTTGATCGCGGCTGAGCGTGACATCCCCCGGTGGTACGCGGTGGCGGTGGTGGTCATGTTCGCCCTCCACCCGATGATTGTGCTCTATGGGGCGGTGGGCATGAGTGAGGCCCCGTTCATCTTCGGGGTGTTGTGGGCCTCCCGGCGTCTGATCCGGTGGACCTCCACCGATGACGTCCATGATCTCATCACCGCCGGTTTCGCCCTCGCGGTGGCCTTCCTGGCCAGGTATGACGCCCTGGTGATGGCGTTCGTGGTCATGCTGCTGGTCGGTGCCATGACCTGGCGGGACCGCCGCCGGCGCGGATGGAATGACCCGGCGGGTTTCGCCTTCCTGGACATGCTGGTCCTGGTGTGGCCCATCGCCCTGGCGTTTGTGACCTGGACCGGCGCCAGCTGGTTGTCCACCGGTGAACTGCTGGCACAGTTCACCTCGCAGTACGGCAACGCGGCTGTCATCAGGCAGGAGGGGGGTGGTGAGACCGGCCTCCAGGCGCTTGTCGACGCCCTCACCCGCACCCTCCTCATCTCACCGGCGTTACCATTACTCCTGGCCGTAGTGATCATTGCGTCCATAAGGCGCGGGGACCGTGAACCGCTGTTGCCGACGGTGATGATGGTGACGGTGTTGGCCTTCCAGATCCTCACCCACGCCCTGGGTTCCACCTTCGGTCTGATGAGGTTTTTCATCATCGCTGTTGCCCTGACTGCGGTCCTGCTCATCCAGTTGTTGCCACCGGGCGGGAGATTCCCCACGCTCCGTCCGGGTGCCCTCTACCGGGAGCGACCACGGGCCCGCACACCCTGGGTCAGTGTGCAGGTGTTCGTCCTCCTGCTTGTTGCGGCCGGCATGGCCGTCACCACCACGGGGTTGGGGTCCCCGCGGTGGGCACCCCAGGAATTCGCCCTGGCCCAGGTGATCCCCCTGGCGGACAAGGGCACCCTCGCGGAACAAGAACGCCGGATCCGGGTGCTCAAGACCTTCAGCACCGAACGCTATATCGCCGATCACCTGGACTCCCTCAACCTCGGGGAGAGCACCGTGGTGACCTCGGTGGTCAAGAGCTTCGCGGTGCTGAACGCCTCGGGGAATCAGAAACAGTTCGTGATCCCCTCCGATGAGGATTTCATCACCATCCTCAACAACCCCTCCGGGTCCGGGGTGCGGTATCTCCTGGTCTCCGAACCGGATCCCGGTGGGGTGATCTGTCCGATCAACCTGCGCTACCCGGACCTCTATGACACCGGTGCGGGTATCGCCACCCTGGAACTGGAATTCAAGAACCAGGGCGTGGGGCAACCCAACTGGAGGTTATACCGCGTCCTCAGTGTCCCGGTGGGGCAGTAG
- a CDS encoding MBL fold metallo-hydrolase, with amino-acid sequence MFRTDVAEGVHLIQHANVNCWLIEDDEGLTLVDAGLPGTWRHLQDAVHTLGYQLDDITALVLTHAHFDHVGMARRLIRQTGLPVYAHSRDHELAAHPFRYAHESPIVRYPLRYPKALTVLGPMLLAGVPFIRGINEVKSLAVGEELAVPGRPTVIATPGHTYGHVALHLPDRDAVISGDALVTLDPYTALTGPRVVAGAATADASRALNSLEAIGATKARHVLPGHGDPWNRGAARAATVARRNGMA; translated from the coding sequence ATGTTCCGCACCGATGTCGCCGAGGGCGTCCATCTCATCCAGCATGCGAACGTCAACTGCTGGCTCATCGAGGACGATGAGGGGCTCACGCTTGTCGACGCCGGCCTCCCCGGCACCTGGCGCCACCTGCAGGATGCGGTGCACACCCTCGGTTATCAGCTGGACGACATCACCGCCCTGGTGCTCACCCACGCCCACTTCGATCATGTGGGCATGGCACGCCGCCTGATCCGGCAGACGGGATTACCGGTTTACGCCCACAGCAGGGACCATGAGCTGGCGGCCCACCCCTTCCGCTATGCCCATGAAAGCCCCATTGTGCGCTACCCCCTGCGTTACCCGAAGGCCCTGACCGTACTGGGACCGATGCTGCTCGCGGGGGTGCCCTTCATCCGGGGCATCAATGAAGTGAAATCACTGGCTGTAGGTGAGGAACTGGCGGTCCCGGGTCGCCCCACGGTGATCGCCACCCCGGGCCATACCTATGGGCATGTGGCCCTGCACCTGCCGGACCGGGACGCGGTGATCAGTGGCGACGCCCTGGTCACCCTCGATCCCTACACCGCCCTGACCGGACCCCGGGTGGTGGCGGGAGCCGCCACCGCTGATGCCTCCCGGGCACTGAACTCACTGGAGGCCATCGGCGCCACAAAGGCCAGGCACGTCCTGCCCGGACATGGTGATCCATGGAACAGGGGTGCGGCGCGGGCGGCGACGGTCGCTCGTCGAAACGGCATGGCCTGA
- a CDS encoding glycosyltransferase family 2 protein, with amino-acid sequence MILTLDSPEEDKRRALIHAIDGLRRQDPLVSAAVAFTRGQKIFFITGGLVFLLLAVLAPLVALIVIAGLCTLMYVVTLTDRFIMFRKGLRADAIMRVTDEEALAVPVERLKAYTILVPAYGEPEVITQLVTAMNSFDYPPHLLQVLLLLEEDDLPTIEAAERANLGEISTIIKVPPAQPRTKPKACNYGLHFATGEIVTIFDAEDIPDPLQLRRVVVAFENSPANTVCVQSRLSYRNARQNLLTGWFTIEYDVWFNFLLPGIMRMQAPVPLGGTSNHLVTEVLRELGAWDPYNVTEDADLGVRIAARGYRTAVLDSVTWEEANSDTINWLRQRSRWYKGYLQTWLVYMRRPRWLVRELGVLPALRFTFLMAGTPIVAVLNLLFWYLSLTWILGQPATIAAMFPPLVYYPALICLILGNAATMYMNLIGCREGRDPLLVVAVLTFPVYWLLMSIAALKGTWQLITRPSYWEKTAHGLEA; translated from the coding sequence ATGATTCTCACACTGGATTCCCCCGAGGAGGACAAGCGCCGGGCGCTCATCCACGCCATCGACGGACTCCGGCGCCAGGATCCGCTGGTCTCCGCCGCGGTGGCCTTCACCCGGGGACAGAAGATCTTTTTCATCACCGGCGGGTTGGTGTTCCTCCTGCTCGCCGTGCTGGCACCCCTGGTGGCACTGATCGTCATCGCGGGTCTGTGCACCCTGATGTACGTGGTCACCCTCACGGACCGCTTCATCATGTTCCGCAAGGGCCTGCGTGCCGACGCCATCATGAGGGTCACCGATGAGGAGGCCCTTGCCGTACCGGTGGAACGGTTGAAGGCCTATACCATTCTCGTGCCCGCCTATGGGGAGCCGGAGGTGATCACGCAGCTGGTCACCGCCATGAATTCCTTCGACTACCCACCCCATCTGCTCCAGGTGCTTCTCCTGCTGGAGGAGGATGACCTGCCCACCATCGAGGCTGCGGAGCGGGCCAATCTGGGGGAGATCTCCACCATCATCAAGGTGCCGCCGGCCCAGCCACGCACCAAACCGAAGGCCTGCAACTATGGACTGCATTTCGCCACCGGGGAGATCGTCACCATCTTCGATGCGGAGGACATCCCCGATCCACTGCAGCTGCGCCGGGTGGTGGTGGCCTTCGAGAACTCCCCCGCGAATACCGTGTGCGTGCAGTCCCGGCTGTCCTATAGGAATGCCCGACAGAATCTCCTGACCGGGTGGTTCACCATTGAATATGACGTCTGGTTCAATTTCCTGCTGCCCGGCATCATGCGTATGCAGGCGCCGGTGCCCCTCGGTGGCACCTCGAATCACCTGGTGACGGAGGTGTTGCGGGAACTGGGGGCGTGGGATCCGTACAACGTCACCGAGGATGCGGATCTGGGTGTGCGTATCGCCGCCCGTGGTTACCGCACCGCGGTTCTGGATTCGGTGACCTGGGAGGAGGCGAACTCCGACACCATCAACTGGTTACGGCAGCGGTCCCGCTGGTACAAGGGCTACCTCCAGACCTGGTTGGTGTACATGCGCCGCCCGCGGTGGTTGGTGCGTGAACTGGGTGTGCTTCCTGCTCTCCGGTTCACCTTCCTCATGGCCGGCACCCCGATCGTCGCGGTGTTGAACCTGCTCTTCTGGTATCTGTCCCTGACCTGGATTCTCGGGCAGCCCGCCACCATCGCCGCGATGTTCCCGCCTCTGGTCTACTACCCGGCGCTGATCTGTCTGATCCTGGGCAACGCCGCCACCATGTACATGAACCTCATCGGGTGCCGGGAGGGGCGTGATCCGTTGCTGGTGGTGGCGGTGCTGACCTTCCCCGTGTACTGGCTGCTCATGAGCATCGCCGCGTTGAAGGGCACGTGGCAGCTGATCACCCGTCCCTCCTACTGGGAGAAGACCGCCCACGGACTGGAGGCATGA
- the panD gene encoding aspartate 1-decarboxylase, with protein MLRTILGSKIHRATVTQADLDYVGSITIDADLVNAAGLIEGEKVAVVDITNGARIETYVITGDAGTGSICINGAAAHLINPGDLVIIMSYLQATDAEARAYQPNIVHVDADNRIVALGNDAGEPIPGSSLLSSRSL; from the coding sequence ATGCTGCGCACCATCCTCGGTAGCAAGATTCACCGCGCCACCGTCACCCAGGCCGACCTTGACTATGTCGGCTCCATCACCATCGACGCCGACCTGGTCAATGCCGCCGGCCTCATCGAGGGCGAGAAGGTCGCCGTCGTGGACATCACCAACGGCGCCCGCATTGAGACCTATGTGATCACCGGCGATGCCGGAACCGGCAGCATCTGCATCAATGGTGCCGCCGCCCATCTGATCAACCCGGGTGATCTGGTCATCATCATGAGCTATCTGCAGGCCACCGATGCCGAGGCCCGCGCCTACCAGCCCAATATCGTCCACGTGGATGCCGACAACCGGATCGTCGCCCTGGGCAACGACGCCGGCGAGCCCATCCCGGGTTCCAGCTTGCTGTCCTCGCGCTCCCTCTAG
- a CDS encoding DUF885 domain-containing protein, with the protein MTLESSVQRSPSLLDASCEVYVHDLAALSPTDATAWGIPGFEGELQDFSPDYWNAIAERNRDMVADVDAFDDGTDDNDDEEDFDDVDRVTADVLRDRVCLDLALHHQGETLRLLNNIDSPVQTIRDTFLIMPNDTAEDLENIRERLSRVPDALHGYCESLAEAAGQGRVAALRQVEEVISQCEDLAEPDSLLDSLGLPEADPIVESAQEAFARVAAWLGEQLAPHAPHEDAVGRDRYEQFSHLHVGEVVDLDDAYRWSLERLREIEAEQQQLATQLYGAGTTVREALKKLNADERYLITGTDALQEWMQNIADQAIRDLNGRYFAIPEQAKTIECLIDPAGTGGIFYTPPSDDFTRPGRMWWSVPKGQETFHTWQELTTVFHEGVPGHHLQISQALAESTNLNLWRRLVAWNAGHGEGWALYAETLMKELGYHEDPGTRMGYLDAQRLRAARVAIDIGVHLGKKNPEATGAWDASYARSFLRENTSMTEASLSFELNRYLGWPGQAASYAIGQRLWQQLRDDALTQGMTLADFHSTALSYGSIPMSILRNQILD; encoded by the coding sequence ATGACTCTCGAGAGTTCTGTACAACGTTCTCCTTCCCTGCTGGACGCCTCATGTGAGGTGTACGTCCATGATCTGGCGGCACTGTCGCCGACCGATGCGACGGCCTGGGGTATCCCCGGTTTCGAGGGTGAGCTTCAGGATTTTTCGCCTGACTATTGGAACGCCATCGCCGAACGCAACCGCGACATGGTCGCCGATGTCGATGCCTTCGATGACGGCACCGATGACAATGATGATGAGGAAGACTTCGACGACGTCGACCGCGTCACCGCCGATGTCCTGCGTGACCGCGTCTGCCTTGATCTCGCCCTCCACCACCAGGGTGAGACCCTGCGTCTGCTCAACAACATCGACTCCCCGGTCCAGACCATCCGTGACACCTTCCTGATCATGCCCAATGACACGGCCGAGGATCTGGAGAATATCCGTGAGCGTCTCTCCCGGGTCCCCGATGCCCTCCACGGTTACTGCGAGTCACTCGCGGAGGCCGCCGGCCAGGGTCGTGTTGCGGCGCTGCGTCAGGTGGAGGAGGTCATCTCCCAGTGTGAGGACCTCGCAGAACCCGATTCCCTGCTGGACAGCCTCGGTCTGCCTGAGGCGGATCCCATCGTGGAAAGCGCCCAGGAGGCCTTCGCCCGTGTCGCCGCGTGGCTCGGGGAGCAGCTCGCGCCCCACGCCCCACACGAGGACGCCGTGGGCCGCGACCGCTATGAGCAGTTCTCCCACCTGCATGTCGGTGAGGTCGTTGACCTCGATGATGCCTACCGCTGGTCCCTGGAACGACTCCGGGAGATCGAGGCGGAGCAACAGCAGCTGGCCACCCAGCTCTATGGGGCAGGCACCACCGTCCGCGAGGCCCTGAAGAAGCTCAACGCCGATGAGCGTTACCTGATCACCGGCACCGATGCCCTCCAGGAATGGATGCAGAACATCGCCGACCAGGCCATCCGCGACCTCAACGGCCGGTACTTCGCCATCCCCGAGCAGGCCAAGACCATCGAATGCCTCATCGACCCGGCCGGCACCGGTGGCATCTTCTACACCCCACCCAGTGATGACTTCACCCGCCCGGGCCGCATGTGGTGGTCCGTGCCCAAGGGGCAGGAGACCTTCCACACCTGGCAGGAACTGACCACCGTCTTCCATGAGGGCGTGCCCGGCCATCACCTGCAGATCTCCCAGGCGCTCGCGGAATCCACCAACCTCAACCTGTGGCGTCGCCTCGTGGCCTGGAACGCAGGCCACGGTGAGGGCTGGGCCCTCTACGCCGAGACCCTGATGAAGGAACTCGGTTACCACGAGGATCCCGGCACCCGCATGGGCTACCTCGACGCACAGCGTCTGCGTGCCGCCCGCGTGGCCATTGACATCGGCGTCCACCTCGGCAAGAAGAACCCCGAGGCCACCGGCGCCTGGGATGCCTCCTACGCCCGCAGCTTCCTCCGCGAAAACACCTCGATGACCGAGGCCAGCCTCTCCTTCGAGCTCAACCGCTACCTCGGGTGGCCCGGCCAGGCCGCCTCCTACGCCATCGGCCAGCGCCTGTGGCAGCAGCTTCGCGACGACGCCCTCACCCAGGGCATGACCCTCGCCGATTTCCACAGCACCGCCCTGTCCTATGGCAGCATTCCGATGTCGATTCTCCGCAATCAGATCCTGGACTAG